In a single window of the Raphanus sativus cultivar WK10039 chromosome 9, ASM80110v3, whole genome shotgun sequence genome:
- the LOC108824122 gene encoding vacuolar protein sorting-associated protein 32 homolog 1, which translates to MFTRLFGKPKEETNTLHTLGKLNETLEMLEKKESVLLKKAAGEVERAKEFSKVKNKRAAIQCLKRKRLYEQQVEQLGNFQLRIHDQMIMLEGAKATTETVDALRTGAAAMKAMQKATNIDDVDKTMDEINEQTDNMKQIQDALSAPFGSAADFDEDELEAELDELEGLELEDQLLQPARPLPEGKLPARPLPQKKQTADEEDELAALQAEMAL; encoded by the exons ATGTTTACACGGCTATTCGGGAAACCCAAGGAGGAGACTAATACTCTCCACACATTAGGCAAGCTTAATGag ACACTTGAGATGCTGGAGAAGAAGGAATCTGTTCTTCTCAAGAAAGCTGCTGGAGAGGTTGAGAGAGCCAAAGAATTCTCCAAGGTCAAGAACAAACGCG CGGCTATACAATGTTTGAAAAGGAAGAGGTTATACGAGCAACAAGTTGAACAGCTTGGCAACTTCCAGCTCCGTATTCATGATCAA ATGATTATGTTAGAAGGTGCAAAAGCAACAACTGAGACTGTAGATGCTTTGAGGACTGGTGCTGCTGCTATGAAAGCTATGCAGAAAGCTAC AAACATTGACGATGTTGACAAGACAATGGATGAGATCAATGAGCAGACCGATAACATGAAACAGATCCAGGACGCATTGTCCGCTCCATTTGGCTCCGCCGCTGATTTCGATGAG GATGAATTGGAAGCAGAACTTGACGAACTTGAAGGCTTAGAGCTAGAGGACCAACTTCTTCAGCCAGCAAGACCACTTCCTGAAGGAAAGCTACCTGCTCGTCCTCTACCTCAGAAGAAACAGACtgctgatgaagaagatgaactcgcTGCACTACAGGCTGAGATGGCACTATAA
- the LOC130499403 gene encoding hexokinase-1-like: MGKVGVGATVVCAAAVCAASVYVVRRRMKSAGKWGRVIEILKVFEEDCATPVGKLRQVADAMTVEMHAGLASEGGSKLKMLISYVDNLPSGDEQGFFYALDLGGTNFRVMRVLLGGKQDRVVKQEFEEVSIPPPLMTGRSDELFNFIAEALAKFVATEGEDFHLPAGRQRELGFTFSFPVKQTSLCSGTLMNWTKGFSIDDAVGQDVVGELIKAMERVGLDMNVTALVNDTVGTLAGGRYYNSDVVAAVILGTGTNAAYVERAHAIPKWQGLLPKSGEMVINMEWGNFRSSHLPLTEYDHLLDFDSLNPGEQILEKIISGMYLGEILRRVLLKMAEEAAFFGDSIPPKLKVPFIIRTPTMSAMHSDTSPDLKVVGSKLKDILEVPTTSLKMRKVVISLCNIIATRGARLSAAGIYGILKKIGRDTPKDGETTQKSVIAMDGGLFEHYTQFSECMESSLKELLGDEASESVEVIHSNDGSGVGAALLAASHSQYLEDSETS, from the exons ATGGGTAAAGTGGGTGTTGGTGCGACGGTTGTATGCGCAGCGGCGGTGTGCGCGGCGAGCGTGTACGTGGTGAGGCGGCGGATGAAAAGCGCGGGGAAATGGGGGAGGGTGATAGAGATCCTGAAGGTGTTCGAGGAGGATTGCGCGACGCCGGTGGGGAAACTGAGACAAGTGGCGGATGCGATGACGGTTGAGATGCACGCGGGTCTCGCTTCCGAAGGTGGGAGCAAGCTCAAGATGCTTATTAGCTACGTCGACAATCTCCCTTCTGG GGATGAACAAGGTTTCTTTTACGCGCTGGACCTAGGAGGAACAAACTTCCGTGTCATGCGAGTGCTTCTTGGTGGCAAACAAGACCGTGTTGTCAAACAAGAATTCGAAGAAGTCTCTATCCCTCCTCCTTTGATGACCGGTCGTTCAGAT GAATTGTTCAATTTTATCGCCGAAGCGCTTGCAAAGTTCGTCGCTACGGAAGGAGAGGACTTTCATCTCCCGGCGGGTAGACAAAGGGAGTTAGGTTTCACTTTCTCGTTTCCGGTTAAGCAGACGTCTTTGTGCTCTGGCACTCTCATGAACTGGACGAAAGGCTTCTCCATCGATGATGCA GTTGGACAAGATGTTGTGGGAGAGCTTATTAAAGCTATGGAAAGAGTTGGTCTTGACATGAATGTCACAGCGCTT GTTAATGATACGGTTGGAACACTTGCTGGTGGTAGATACTATAACTCTGATGTTGTAGCCGCTGTTATTTTAGGCACTGGCACTAATGCAGCTTATGTCGAACGTGCACACGCCATTCCCAAATGGCAGGGCTTACTCCCCAAATCTGGAGAAAtg GTGATCAACATGGAGTGGGGAAACTTCAGGTCATCACATCTTCCACTGACGGAGTACGACCACTTGCTGGATTTTGATAGTTTGAATCCTGGTGAACAG ATTCTTGAGAAAATCATTTCCGGTATGTATTTGGGAGAGATCTTGCGTAGAGTTCTTCTGAAAATGGCTGAAGAGGCTGCTTTCTTTGGCGACTCTATCCCACCTAAGCTGAAAGTACCATTCATCATAAGGACGCCGACCATGTCTGCTATGCACAGCGATACTTCTCCGGATTTGAAGGTTGTTGGAAGCAAGTTAAAGGACATACTGGAG GTCCCTACTACTTCTCTGAAGATGAGAAAAGTTGTGATCAGTCTCTGTAACATCATAGCCACCAGAGGAGCTCGTCTCTCTGCAGCTGGTATCTACGGAATCCTCAAGAAAATAGGAAGAGACACACCGAAAGATGGAGAAACAACGCAGAAATCTGTGATTGCCATGGACGGTGGACTGTTCGAGCACTACACTCAGTTCAGTGAGTGTATGGAGAGCTCACTGAAAGAGTTGCTTGGAGATGAAGCATCAGAGAGCGTAGAGGTGATTCATTCGAATGATGGGTCTGGCGTTGGAGCCGCGCTACTCGCTGCCTCGCACTCTCAGTACCTCGAGGACTCTGAAACAAGTTAA